In Salinirussus salinus, the following proteins share a genomic window:
- a CDS encoding Zn-ribbon domain-containing OB-fold protein yields the protein MSEDGPRDAGYDDFLDAVEAGEPYYLESPSGNGWLPPREFDPETGERELTEEPLPETGEVLTKTVVNVAGPSFADDAPYIVAVAQFGPVRLTGQIRVEGQKRGVGSEEVEVGQAVEIDVGHNETEGERVVVLEPV from the coding sequence ATGAGCGAGGACGGGCCGCGGGACGCGGGCTACGACGACTTCCTCGACGCCGTCGAGGCGGGCGAGCCCTACTATCTGGAGAGCCCCAGCGGCAACGGCTGGCTGCCGCCCCGGGAGTTCGACCCCGAGACCGGCGAGCGGGAGCTGACCGAGGAGCCGCTACCGGAGACCGGCGAGGTACTCACCAAGACGGTCGTCAACGTCGCCGGTCCCTCCTTCGCCGACGACGCGCCCTATATCGTCGCGGTCGCGCAGTTCGGCCCGGTCCGGCTGACCGGCCAGATCCGCGTCGAGGGACAGAAACGCGGCGTCGGGTCGGAGGAAGTCGAGGTCGGCCAGGCGGTCGAGATCGACGTCGGTCACAACGAGACCGAGGGCGAACGCGTGGTCGTCCTCGAGCCGGTCTGA
- a CDS encoding methionine synthase — MSNREQFRPDDHPNDHFLLTTVVGSYRKPKWLDRVRELHEDDDTGFTDENWAEATDDAARLITEEHERAGLDVVTDGEMRRNEMVEYFAHRIDGYEFNGRVKVWGHNYFDKPSVVSELERDREWLVSEYEFTASVADSPVKVPITGPYTLASWSFNEAYDTERELALDLADLVNEEIDALVEAGARYIQIDEPALATTPDDHALVGEALEHIVADVPDDVRVGLHVCYGDYSRIYPEALDFPVDELDLELTNDDFAQIDVFTDPPFTLDLALGVVDNHTAEVESVAEIKENIKQGLKVVPPERLTISPDCGLKLLPREVAYQKMENMVRAAREVEAELDAGRIDVEAPAASADD, encoded by the coding sequence ATGAGCAACCGCGAGCAGTTCCGGCCCGACGACCACCCCAACGACCACTTCCTGCTGACGACGGTCGTCGGCAGCTACAGGAAGCCCAAGTGGCTCGACCGGGTCCGCGAACTCCACGAGGATGACGACACCGGCTTCACCGACGAGAACTGGGCGGAAGCGACGGATGACGCGGCCCGTCTCATCACCGAGGAACACGAGCGGGCCGGCCTGGACGTCGTCACGGACGGCGAGATGCGGCGCAACGAGATGGTCGAGTACTTCGCCCACCGGATCGACGGCTACGAGTTCAACGGCCGCGTGAAGGTGTGGGGGCACAACTACTTCGACAAGCCATCCGTGGTCAGCGAACTCGAGCGCGACCGGGAGTGGCTCGTCTCCGAGTACGAGTTCACCGCCTCGGTCGCCGACTCGCCGGTCAAGGTTCCCATCACGGGCCCGTACACGCTGGCGTCCTGGTCCTTTAACGAGGCCTACGACACCGAGCGCGAGCTGGCACTGGACCTGGCGGACCTGGTCAACGAGGAGATCGACGCCCTCGTCGAGGCCGGCGCCCGCTACATCCAGATCGACGAGCCCGCCCTCGCCACGACGCCGGACGACCACGCGCTGGTCGGCGAGGCCCTGGAACACATCGTCGCCGACGTCCCCGACGACGTCCGGGTCGGGCTGCACGTCTGCTACGGCGACTACTCCCGGATCTACCCCGAGGCGCTCGATTTCCCGGTCGACGAACTCGACCTCGAGCTCACCAACGACGACTTCGCGCAGATCGACGTCTTCACCGACCCCCCGTTCACGCTGGACCTTGCGCTGGGCGTCGTCGACAACCACACCGCCGAGGTCGAATCGGTCGCGGAGATCAAAGAGAACATCAAACAGGGGTTGAAGGTCGTCCCGCCCGAGCGGCTGACCATCTCGCCCGATTGCGGGCTGAAGCTGTTGCCCCGCGAGGTCGCGTATCAGAAGATGGAGAACATGGTCCGGGCCGCCCGCGAGGTCGAGGCGGAACTGGACGCCGGCCGGATAGATGTCGAGGCCCCGGCCGCCAGCGCGGACGACTGA